The following proteins come from a genomic window of Nitrosopumilus sp.:
- a CDS encoding carboxypeptidase regulatory-like domain-containing protein, which translates to MYKNRLLGIGLISFLMLFSIISTSYAELWELVIEVNVEKGAIYAGDSVIVTGKVVDQAYKPIRGAEVFIKAGSYTTKAFTDPWGVFRGEIKDFERIPGTYIVNVIGSWYGMTGLSSTEFQVKGDISPVSELQEKLSTDEAIKYLSSNESDFEKNPIGQTLFKYYHKILDELILEQKIAQKPSEDKIFMEHQRLIAENLRNQAINEFNPGVGIYDGIQYNDYINNLNPKIKELVISQLNFTKNNFAEAQKIRDDILANGGTYEEARQAYLDRISIPKETLEEFNKEKIDQELEESSENNTTDENSENQ; encoded by the coding sequence GTGTACAAAAATAGACTTCTAGGAATAGGATTAATCTCATTTTTGATGCTATTTTCAATTATTTCAACATCATATGCAGAATTATGGGAATTAGTCATAGAGGTTAATGTTGAAAAAGGAGCAATTTATGCAGGAGATTCAGTAATTGTTACAGGTAAAGTAGTCGATCAGGCATACAAACCAATTAGGGGCGCAGAGGTTTTCATTAAAGCTGGATCATACACCACAAAAGCATTCACTGATCCTTGGGGGGTTTTTAGAGGAGAAATTAAAGATTTTGAAAGAATTCCAGGAACTTACATTGTTAATGTTATTGGTTCATGGTATGGAATGACAGGATTGTCAAGTACGGAATTTCAAGTGAAAGGAGACATATCACCAGTTTCTGAATTACAGGAAAAACTATCTACTGATGAAGCAATAAAATATCTGAGTTCAAATGAAAGTGATTTTGAAAAAAACCCCATAGGTCAGACTTTATTCAAATATTATCACAAAATACTAGATGAATTAATCTTGGAGCAAAAAATAGCCCAAAAACCTTCTGAAGATAAAATATTCATGGAACATCAGAGATTAATTGCAGAAAATCTGAGAAACCAAGCAATCAATGAATTTAATCCGGGAGTCGGCATATATGACGGGATTCAATATAATGATTATATCAACAATCTTAATCCTAAGATCAAAGAACTTGTAATTAGCCAACTCAACTTTACAAAGAATAATTTTGCAGAAGCCCAAAAAATCAGAGATGATATTCTTGCAAATGGAGGAACGTATGAAGAGGCAAGACAAGCATATCTAGACAGGATATCAATTCCAAAAGAAACACTTGAAGAATTCAATAAAGAAAAAATAGATCAAGAATTAGAAGAAAGCTCAGAAAATAATACCACAGATGAAAATTCAGAAAATCAATGA
- a CDS encoding ArsC/Spx/MgsR family protein produces the protein MKILHKSSCITCKRAISEIERMKIDIEKRDFFKEPLSEGELKKIIKITGKKPSELLRKRDKMFKELDLEKGKKTDTQIIKLMIKYPGLILRPIIISGNKSFVGKIDSKKFKIT, from the coding sequence TTGAAAATTTTACACAAGTCTTCTTGCATTACGTGCAAAAGAGCAATTTCAGAGATCGAAAGAATGAAAATAGATATTGAAAAAAGAGATTTTTTTAAAGAACCACTATCAGAAGGAGAACTAAAAAAAATCATCAAAATTACTGGTAAAAAACCATCAGAACTTCTTAGAAAAAGAGACAAAATGTTCAAAGAATTAGATTTAGAGAAGGGTAAAAAAACAGATACTCAAATAATTAAATTAATGATAAAGTATCCGGGATTGATATTACGGCCAATAATCATTTCAGGAAACAAGTCGTTTGTCGGGAAGATTGATTCAAAAAAATTTAAGATAACCTAA
- a CDS encoding YwbE family protein: MVSIPSRDEISIGMMVQIILKQDQKTGNLTDGSVKRILTSSNSHPHGIKVELNGGKIGRVQKIIL, encoded by the coding sequence TTGGTTTCAATTCCATCCAGAGATGAAATATCGATTGGAATGATGGTCCAGATTATTCTAAAACAAGATCAAAAAACAGGAAATTTAACTGATGGTTCTGTAAAGAGAATTCTTACTTCAAGTAATTCTCATCCGCATGGAATTAAAGTTGAATTAAATGGTGGAAAAATTGGCCGAGTTCAAAAAATCATATTGTAA
- a CDS encoding CxxC-x17-CxxC domain-containing protein, which produces MKIQKDMSFDREREMFTAKCGDCGNDCQVPFKPKDDRPVYCRECFQNHKPAPRPGGRFGGRSGGYGGDRGSRFGRRDDRPREMFDAKCGDCGNDCQVPFRPKDDRPVYCRDCFQNHKQN; this is translated from the coding sequence ATGAAAATTCAGAAAGACATGTCCTTTGATAGAGAAAGAGAAATGTTCACCGCAAAATGCGGTGACTGTGGAAATGATTGTCAAGTACCCTTCAAGCCAAAAGACGACAGACCTGTTTATTGCAGAGAGTGCTTCCAAAATCACAAACCCGCACCAAGACCTGGCGGAAGATTTGGTGGAAGATCTGGTGGCTACGGTGGAGACAGAGGTTCTAGATTTGGTAGAAGAGATGATAGACCACGAGAAATGTTTGACGCAAAATGCGGTGACTGTGGAAATGATTGTCAGGTACCATTTAGACCAAAAGACGACAGACCTGTTTATTGCAGAGATTGTTTCCAAAATCACAAACAAAATTAA
- a CDS encoding ABC transporter permease yields MKRYVATRIATIFGVLIITLLITISLVGSNMDTILKQGIVFQVRSEITENPDIAKSFSSVDEFELFVQAQIEQRTKILGLDEPWYSPQRIGITMYKILLLDFGHATFLTSDEGSSNVKDILFEKLPRTVLLFTTATIIISIIGIFLGAFSSSKVGSVIDRITSSFAIISSSFPVWWIGMLMIFLFAFTYQIFPARATPDIPSSDPGYIGSLLYHMALPLITIVMIGFGSWAYLVRNFMVGIMQEDFIMAKKTMGISQKKIIYRHALKNAAPPIVTILALSLSGSLGGAIITEAVFDWPGMGRLYFEAITVMDLPVIIGATYLLTVFFLISIFIADLLYGYFDPRVRTGQ; encoded by the coding sequence ATGAAAAGGTATGTGGCCACAAGAATTGCAACGATATTTGGAGTTTTAATAATCACATTATTGATTACTATTTCACTTGTAGGTTCCAATATGGACACTATTCTAAAGCAAGGAATAGTCTTTCAAGTAAGATCTGAAATTACAGAAAATCCAGACATAGCAAAAAGCTTTTCGTCAGTAGATGAATTTGAGTTATTTGTTCAAGCACAGATAGAACAGAGGACAAAGATTTTAGGACTAGATGAACCATGGTATTCGCCTCAAAGAATTGGAATTACAATGTACAAGATATTATTATTGGATTTTGGTCATGCAACATTCCTAACTAGTGATGAGGGTTCTTCAAATGTCAAGGACATACTTTTTGAGAAACTACCAAGAACGGTTTTACTTTTTACAACTGCAACAATAATCATTTCCATAATTGGAATTTTTCTAGGTGCCTTTTCCAGTAGTAAGGTAGGATCTGTAATTGACAGAATCACGTCTAGTTTTGCAATTATTAGTTCTAGTTTTCCTGTATGGTGGATAGGAATGTTGATGATATTTTTATTTGCATTTACGTATCAAATATTTCCTGCAAGAGCAACTCCAGATATCCCGTCATCAGATCCGGGGTATATTGGTTCGCTATTATACCACATGGCATTACCATTGATTACTATTGTCATGATTGGTTTTGGTTCATGGGCATATTTGGTAAGAAATTTCATGGTAGGAATTATGCAGGAAGATTTCATCATGGCAAAAAAAACAATGGGGATTTCACAGAAAAAAATAATCTACAGACACGCACTAAAAAATGCAGCTCCTCCAATTGTAACAATTTTAGCTCTTAGTTTATCAGGATCACTTGGCGGTGCAATTATCACAGAAGCAGTATTTGATTGGCCAGGAATGGGAAGATTGTATTTTGAGGCAATAACAGTGATGGATCTTCCAGTAATTATCGGTGCAACATATTTACTTACAGTGTTCTTTTTGATCAGCATATTCATTGCAGACTTACTTTATGGTTATTTTGATCCCAGAGTGAGAACAGGTCAATGA
- a CDS encoding ABC transporter permease yields the protein MNGITLQEIKQEFLKSKMGIAGISILIILIGISIIAMIAIPIETFQEWNNPSSWILYPKVAIPVWMNLFMTEKIPEHKILENPSIQNILQDEIILTSHQFGLNFDYDYFPNDFIYVFSSEYVGSPLLKMSVIRPDGVQLELLSTALPYSNSKTVHSERIFSTDDAIKKNLALQSEKFQFSLDGLSSEDIVFSKIEANEPLKGKYIFSMNLYGVNSENQIHESKLIIGGKAFGVMGTDELRRDLAVGLLWGTPLALFIGIVVSIASVVMGLLYGVYAGFKGKKTDETMMRFNDVIYALPALPFLIILSVTISNSIFLMIGFLMIFGWVGIAKVARSMSLQIKTRGYVDAANMMGQKDSKIIFKHILPQLLPYAFASIAISVPAAITTEAGLSFLGLGDPSFPTWGQILHDANTFGAAARGLWWWIMPPGVMIAITGLAFVFIGNALDAIVNPKLKR from the coding sequence ATGAACGGAATAACACTCCAAGAAATTAAACAAGAATTTCTTAAAAGCAAGATGGGCATTGCAGGAATTTCAATCCTCATAATATTAATTGGAATTTCGATTATTGCAATGATTGCAATTCCAATTGAAACTTTTCAAGAATGGAATAATCCAAGTAGTTGGATCCTATACCCAAAAGTTGCAATTCCAGTTTGGATGAATTTGTTTATGACTGAAAAAATTCCAGAACATAAAATTCTAGAAAATCCAAGTATTCAGAATATTTTGCAAGATGAGATAATCCTTACTTCACACCAATTCGGTTTAAATTTTGATTATGATTATTTTCCAAATGATTTCATCTATGTGTTTTCATCAGAATATGTAGGATCACCATTGTTAAAAATGTCCGTTATTAGACCGGATGGAGTTCAACTTGAATTATTATCAACAGCACTACCATATTCTAATTCAAAAACAGTTCATAGTGAAAGAATTTTTTCAACAGATGATGCAATTAAGAAAAATCTAGCATTACAGTCAGAAAAATTTCAATTTTCTCTTGATGGATTATCCTCAGAAGATATTGTTTTTTCAAAAATTGAAGCAAACGAACCTCTAAAAGGAAAATATATTTTTTCTATGAATTTGTACGGAGTCAACTCTGAAAATCAAATTCACGAATCAAAATTAATCATAGGAGGAAAAGCCTTTGGTGTAATGGGTACAGATGAGTTAAGACGAGATTTAGCAGTAGGACTTCTGTGGGGTACCCCACTTGCATTATTCATAGGCATTGTAGTTTCAATTGCATCAGTGGTAATGGGTTTGCTGTATGGAGTCTATGCAGGATTCAAGGGCAAAAAGACAGATGAAACCATGATGAGATTTAATGATGTGATATATGCACTTCCAGCTCTTCCATTTCTCATCATACTTTCAGTAACAATTAGCAATAGCATATTTCTGATGATAGGATTTTTAATGATATTTGGTTGGGTGGGAATTGCTAAAGTAGCAAGAAGCATGTCACTTCAAATCAAAACTAGAGGGTATGTAGATGCTGCAAATATGATGGGGCAAAAAGACTCTAAAATAATTTTCAAACATATTTTGCCACAATTGTTACCTTATGCTTTTGCAAGTATTGCGATTTCAGTACCAGCAGCAATAACTACAGAGGCAGGATTAAGTTTTCTAGGATTAGGCGATCCATCATTTCCCACATGGGGCCAAATTTTACATGATGCAAATACTTTTGGTGCAGCAGCAAGAGGATTATGGTGGTGGATTATGCCACCAGGAGTCATGATTGCCATAACAGGTTTAGCATTTGTATTCATTGGAAATGCTCTTGATGCAATTGTTAATCCAAAACTCAAAAGATAG
- a CDS encoding Mov34/MPN/PAD-1 family protein has product MIFKKKEFKRTVLIQKEVLDSILSFCQMKHPNEGILILKGKSKNGEITINGLVIPPFSETGPTFAGFPHSFLPFDMSYVGIVHSHPSGSAEPSVTDLHNFFGLVSMIVKSPYDENSIFAWDSNGNQIPHSII; this is encoded by the coding sequence ATGATTTTCAAAAAGAAAGAATTTAAACGGACTGTTTTGATACAGAAAGAAGTTCTTGATAGTATTCTGTCTTTTTGTCAAATGAAACATCCAAATGAAGGAATTTTGATCCTCAAAGGAAAATCCAAGAATGGTGAAATCACAATTAATGGACTTGTAATTCCTCCATTTAGTGAAACTGGCCCAACATTTGCTGGATTTCCACATTCTTTTTTGCCATTTGATATGAGTTATGTTGGCATAGTTCATTCTCATCCAAGTGGTTCTGCAGAACCGTCTGTAACTGATTTACATAATTTTTTTGGACTTGTATCAATGATTGTAAAATCACCATATGATGAGAATTCTATTTTTGCTTGGGACAGTAATGGCAATCAAATCCCTCATTCAATAATATAA
- a CDS encoding exonuclease SbcC: MVFGWGKKKQEVPKEAPNDKTINLSDVPKIVTELQQLRQSQALSDIKRLRDATVPLIDDLTNIGKVLEKDNLNVDDIDKHLAIIVVRGKKQVIDIIKKGVTGIPKISSIDDAQELDSTLNQILKKVGDVLGRQTRVIHIFAKKYAEQLKNNLEVMNKNHYEIHDILKNFDTTKIISNEIMNILSEIKNLQEIRMQNEKKIVEINNNLSSIEEKISSIQSSIEEIKSSDNYQKYVDLKKNLDEFETQKIKIKNDIDAQFTKISRPLNRYEYASSLDKDQKNLLAKLNADPFDVLTPKNKDSIIVILENVRKAVSSSSISVKDVDKTLAQITETEEALDGFLKQVLEYFKKYEQLKNDLNSLKPKSLTSLENDLEKNISFKEDYEIKSETIKTEIDEIHLKIPQFVTEIEGKLRKFSNTKYIIDSS; this comes from the coding sequence ATGGTCTTTGGATGGGGTAAAAAAAAGCAAGAAGTACCAAAAGAGGCACCAAATGATAAGACGATAAATCTTTCTGATGTTCCAAAAATTGTAACTGAACTTCAGCAATTAAGGCAGTCCCAAGCCCTATCGGACATTAAACGTCTAAGAGATGCCACCGTCCCATTAATTGATGATTTAACAAATATTGGAAAAGTACTTGAAAAAGACAATCTGAATGTTGATGATATTGATAAACATCTTGCAATTATTGTTGTTAGAGGCAAAAAGCAAGTAATTGATATAATAAAAAAAGGAGTTACTGGCATTCCAAAAATTTCATCTATTGATGATGCCCAAGAACTAGACTCTACTTTAAATCAAATATTAAAAAAAGTTGGTGATGTTTTAGGTAGACAAACTAGAGTCATTCATATTTTTGCAAAAAAATATGCAGAACAATTAAAAAATAACCTTGAAGTGATGAACAAAAATCATTATGAGATTCATGATATTTTAAAAAATTTTGATACGACGAAAATCATCTCTAATGAAATAATGAACATTCTTTCTGAAATTAAAAATCTACAAGAAATTCGTATGCAAAATGAAAAAAAGATTGTGGAAATAAATAATAATTTGTCATCTATAGAAGAAAAAATTTCGTCTATACAGTCATCTATAGAAGAAATAAAATCGTCTGATAATTATCAAAAATATGTTGATTTGAAAAAGAATTTGGATGAATTTGAGACTCAAAAAATAAAAATAAAAAATGATATTGATGCACAATTCACAAAAATCTCTCGTCCTTTGAATAGATATGAATATGCATCATCATTGGATAAAGATCAAAAAAATCTTTTAGCGAAACTGAATGCAGATCCTTTTGATGTTCTTACTCCAAAAAATAAAGATTCTATTATAGTGATTTTAGAAAACGTCCGTAAAGCTGTATCCTCCTCATCAATATCAGTAAAAGACGTAGATAAGACACTGGCACAAATTACTGAAACTGAAGAGGCACTTGATGGATTCCTGAAACAGGTTTTAGAATATTTTAAAAAATATGAACAGCTGAAAAATGACTTGAATTCACTAAAACCTAAAAGTCTCACATCATTGGAAAACGACCTGGAAAAAAACATCTCTTTTAAAGAAGATTATGAAATTAAATCTGAAACAATTAAAACCGAAATAGATGAAATTCACTTAAAGATTCCTCAATTTGTCACTGAAATTGAAGGTAAATTAAGGAAATTCTCAAATACAAAATACATTATTGATTCATCGTGA
- a CDS encoding SRPBCC family protein: MAKTVKKSFHTGTVKKIITIKASKDKVWRKISNIVGLPTWVVDVKKTIYLSKNKKGIGAIRLITFADGNKIEEHVVAWKDKEYFTYIATEGLPLRAYVATISIKAKSAKLVELTWQSYLNSKKMSENQFLEFLAFMGSFYEASLENLKALLEK, from the coding sequence ATGGCAAAAACTGTAAAAAAATCATTTCATACGGGCACTGTTAAAAAAATTATTACCATTAAAGCTTCAAAAGACAAAGTTTGGAGAAAAATTAGCAACATAGTTGGATTGCCAACTTGGGTAGTAGATGTAAAAAAAACAATTTATCTTTCTAAAAACAAAAAGGGCATAGGCGCAATTAGACTAATCACTTTTGCAGATGGAAATAAGATAGAAGAGCACGTAGTAGCATGGAAAGACAAAGAATACTTTACATATATTGCAACAGAAGGATTGCCACTTAGAGCATATGTTGCAACAATTTCAATTAAAGCCAAATCCGCCAAACTCGTTGAATTAACTTGGCAATCTTATCTTAACAGTAAAAAAATGTCTGAAAACCAATTTCTAGAATTTCTAGCTTTTATGGGATCGTTTTATGAGGCATCGCTTGAAAATTTAAAAGCATTACTTGAAAAATAG
- a CDS encoding Lrp/AsnC ligand binding domain-containing protein, producing MTDAYVMLNCELGAEAQILEELKQIEQVVDVFETIGTHDMLVKLQAENFEKIREIVSWNIQKMKNVRSTATLIKKDN from the coding sequence ATGACTGACGCATATGTTATGTTGAATTGTGAATTGGGTGCAGAAGCACAAATTCTAGAGGAACTGAAGCAAATTGAACAAGTTGTTGATGTCTTTGAAACAATTGGAACTCATGATATGCTAGTAAAACTCCAAGCTGAAAATTTTGAAAAGATACGTGAAATTGTTTCCTGGAACATACAAAAGATGAAAAATGTTCGTTCTACTGCAACTCTGATAAAAAAAGACAATTGA
- a CDS encoding nitroreductase family protein, producing MDSEKKEERIFPLGYEPQDIPVSDNPNIRNQLLDFILQSGPTEVVDTDLFAVMAKRRSTRKFSDKPVETTKIDKIIAAADTAPTAGNYQGFEIFYIKSPEKKKLLVEACNKQPYVDAPVVLIFCKNPSRVKFDFPEYVLAKFAIQDATLAAGYSQLASQALGLSSIWIGMFDEKKVMDVIGTDLIPSSVLCIGYPEQTKFPKPRRNLKDLVHVVW from the coding sequence ATGGATTCAGAAAAAAAGGAAGAGCGAATTTTCCCCTTAGGATATGAACCTCAAGACATTCCCGTTTCTGATAACCCCAACATAAGAAATCAATTACTTGATTTTATTCTACAATCTGGACCCACTGAAGTTGTAGACACTGATTTATTTGCTGTAATGGCAAAAAGACGTTCTACAAGAAAATTTTCTGATAAACCTGTAGAAACTACAAAGATTGATAAAATTATTGCCGCAGCTGACACTGCCCCCACTGCTGGAAACTATCAAGGGTTTGAAATATTTTATATTAAAAGTCCAGAAAAGAAAAAACTTCTAGTTGAAGCATGCAACAAGCAACCTTATGTGGATGCTCCTGTAGTCTTAATTTTTTGCAAAAATCCTTCTAGAGTAAAATTTGATTTTCCAGAATACGTCCTTGCAAAATTTGCAATTCAAGATGCCACTTTAGCTGCTGGATACTCCCAGCTTGCATCTCAGGCATTAGGATTAAGTTCGATCTGGATTGGAATGTTCGATGAGAAAAAAGTAATGGATGTTATTGGCACTGATCTTATTCCTTCATCTGTTCTGTGTATTGGATATCCCGAACAAACAAAATTCCCCAAGCCACGAAGAAATCTCAAAGATTTGGTTCATGTTGTATGGTAG
- a CDS encoding type II toxin-antitoxin system HicB family antitoxin yields the protein MKYTITVQKDEDGMYVVKCPSLPGCISQGKTKDEALSNIKDAIEGYLQSLKKHNEPIPPVDEELVEVNV from the coding sequence ATGAAATATACAATAACAGTACAGAAAGACGAAGATGGTATGTACGTTGTAAAATGTCCATCATTGCCAGGCTGTATCTCACAGGGAAAAACCAAAGATGAAGCATTAAGCAACATCAAAGACGCAATTGAAGGTTATCTTCAAAGCCTAAAAAAACATAACGAGCCAATTCCACCAGTCGATGAGGAATTGGTAGAAGTCAATGTCTAA
- a CDS encoding type II toxin-antitoxin system HicA family toxin: MSKIPILSATKLIKALSKLGYYTDHQTGSHIILRDNKPPFRRLTIPNHKEIARGTLNSIIEDAGLTREEFLSLL; this comes from the coding sequence ATGTCTAAGATTCCAATTTTATCAGCAACGAAACTAATCAAGGCATTATCAAAATTAGGGTATTACACAGATCATCAAACTGGAAGTCATATCATACTAAGAGACAATAAACCGCCTTTTAGAAGACTGACAATACCAAACCACAAAGAAATTGCACGAGGCACCTTGAATTCAATAATTGAAGATGCTGGACTAACAAGAGAAGAGTTTTTGTCTTTGTTATAG
- the fen gene encoding flap endonuclease-1 gives MGLNLKDLVVREKTTLEAFSAKVIAIDAYNAIYQFLASIRGPDGLQLSDSEGRITSHLSGLLYRNVNFLSLGIKPVYVFDGKPPSLKTAEIERRKQIKKDATVKYEKAIAVGNMEDARKYAQQTTSMKDGMVKESKEILTYFGIPYIDAPSEGEATAAHLTNTGQAYASASQDFDSILCGAKRLIRNFTNSGRRKIPNRNTYIDIVPEIIETEKTLQSLGLTREELIDVGILIGTDFNPNGFERIGPKTALKMIKQHSRLEDIPQIQEQLQEIDFEQIRKIFLNPEVADVEEIIFNEVDYEGLTNYLVNERSFSEERIQSTLNRLKKALEKKSQNLDQWF, from the coding sequence ATGGGGTTAAACCTAAAAGATTTGGTAGTAAGAGAAAAAACAACGCTTGAAGCATTTTCAGCAAAGGTTATTGCTATTGACGCATACAATGCAATCTATCAATTTTTAGCAAGCATTAGAGGTCCAGATGGATTACAGTTATCAGATTCTGAAGGCCGAATTACTAGTCATCTAAGTGGGTTGCTTTATAGGAATGTGAATTTTCTATCTTTGGGAATAAAACCAGTTTATGTATTTGATGGAAAACCTCCATCTTTGAAAACAGCAGAGATTGAGCGTCGGAAACAAATCAAAAAAGATGCAACTGTAAAATATGAAAAAGCGATAGCCGTAGGAAATATGGAAGATGCAAGAAAATATGCACAGCAAACTACCAGTATGAAAGATGGGATGGTAAAAGAATCAAAAGAAATTCTAACATATTTTGGCATTCCATATATTGATGCGCCATCAGAAGGAGAGGCAACGGCCGCACACCTTACAAACACAGGACAAGCATATGCTTCAGCAAGCCAAGACTTTGATTCTATTTTATGTGGAGCAAAAAGATTGATAAGAAATTTTACCAATAGTGGAAGAAGAAAAATTCCAAATAGAAATACGTACATCGACATAGTTCCTGAAATTATTGAAACAGAAAAAACACTTCAATCACTAGGATTGACAAGAGAAGAGTTGATTGATGTAGGCATATTAATTGGGACGGATTTTAATCCAAATGGATTTGAGAGAATAGGACCAAAGACTGCGTTAAAAATGATAAAACAGCATTCAAGATTAGAAGATATTCCACAAATCCAAGAGCAATTACAAGAAATTGATTTTGAGCAAATCAGAAAGATATTTCTCAATCCGGAAGTGGCAGATGTTGAAGAGATTATTTTCAATGAAGTGGACTATGAGGGATTGACAAACTATTTGGTAAATGAAAGAAGTTTTTCAGAAGAAAGAATACAATCCACGCTAAACAGATTAAAAAAGGCGCTAGAAAAAAAGAGCCAGAATTTAGATCAGTGGTTTTAG
- a CDS encoding tyrosine-type recombinase/integrase: MVKQFYKVLKKFKTEKDYGEKIRPQYAKCLSMLKVGQRINQKDFAREFGHEFTNKDTSKAREEAVYHAFMLGRKIGILKVLSTSELGYGISYEDFIKIKSVAYFMKQHQGSRFKNIESKSHEGTRGTYARKLWKFNNWITGREATFTKIYSSGKDTFKQKTEKIKLKGVDDLLHHYVQPLSQEREFVKVIKDYLLDSENETLSDKSMKIIVNSIKSYFEKNDAPINFKYNIKVGHTTAEDREGESSLNLDELMQLLTIGNPTLVQKTALLCKFHRGLDTSTLIDRFNFEAWAQLVSCFGTENYKKWDTNLCPVPIKLTRMKTTYQHTGFLDKDAIDSLVKYLDHRKKQTGNEMSEDQAIFLTEKKRPITKEWMMITMKKLRKNAGLDDKLSGYRSTRYRINSHEFRDLLKSVLMDCEVRPDVCEHLIGHKPKDSYEKQAELFSKTLQKEYSKASRRINIFSNFSSMAKGESNADLMEEKITKLQENMKKMEKKISRTNKLRKKSR, translated from the coding sequence GTGGTAAAGCAATTTTACAAAGTTCTAAAAAAATTCAAAACTGAAAAAGACTATGGAGAAAAAATCAGACCACAGTATGCAAAATGTCTATCAATGCTAAAGGTAGGTCAAAGAATCAACCAAAAAGACTTTGCAAGAGAATTTGGGCACGAATTTACGAATAAAGACACATCAAAAGCAAGAGAAGAGGCAGTCTATCACGCCTTTATGCTAGGCAGAAAAATTGGAATTTTAAAAGTATTATCAACTTCAGAGCTAGGATATGGAATATCATATGAGGATTTTATCAAAATAAAATCAGTTGCATATTTTATGAAACAACATCAAGGGAGCAGGTTCAAAAACATAGAATCAAAAAGCCATGAAGGGACTAGAGGAACATACGCTCGTAAATTATGGAAGTTCAATAATTGGATTACAGGAAGAGAGGCAACATTTACAAAAATTTATTCTTCAGGTAAAGACACATTCAAACAAAAAACTGAAAAAATAAAACTCAAAGGAGTAGATGATTTACTACACCACTATGTACAGCCACTTAGCCAAGAAAGGGAATTTGTCAAAGTAATCAAAGACTATCTGTTAGATTCCGAAAATGAAACTCTAAGTGACAAATCAATGAAAATAATTGTAAACTCTATAAAATCATATTTTGAGAAAAATGATGCTCCAATTAATTTCAAGTACAACATCAAAGTAGGTCACACCACAGCAGAAGACAGGGAAGGAGAATCAAGTCTAAACCTTGATGAATTAATGCAGTTACTGACAATTGGAAATCCAACCCTAGTGCAAAAAACTGCATTGCTTTGCAAGTTTCATCGAGGATTAGACACATCCACACTAATAGACAGATTCAATTTTGAAGCATGGGCACAACTAGTAAGTTGTTTTGGAACAGAAAATTACAAAAAATGGGATACTAATCTATGTCCCGTTCCAATTAAACTGACAAGAATGAAGACAACATATCAACACACAGGATTCTTGGACAAAGATGCAATAGATTCACTTGTAAAATACCTAGACCATAGAAAAAAGCAGACAGGAAACGAAATGAGCGAAGATCAAGCAATATTTCTTACAGAAAAAAAGCGACCAATCACAAAGGAATGGATGATGATTACAATGAAAAAACTGCGAAAAAATGCAGGTTTAGATGACAAACTATCAGGGTATAGATCCACAAGATACAGAATAAATTCTCACGAGTTTAGAGATTTACTCAAATCAGTCCTTATGGATTGTGAAGTCCGTCCAGATGTATGTGAGCACCTAATCGGACACAAGCCAAAGGATTCATACGAAAAACAGGCAGAGTTATTTTCAAAAACACTACAAAAAGAGTATTCCAAAGCCAGTCGCAGAATTAACATATTTTCCAACTTTTCTAGTATGGCAAAGGGAGAAAGCAATGCAGATTTGATGGAGGAGAAAATAACAAAGTTGCAAGAAAATATGAAAAAAATGGAAAAAAAGATTTCCAGAACGAACAAACTTCGAAAAAAATCTAGGTAA